ACACCGACGAACTACGCACGCTGCTCAAGGAGGCCGGCCGGCCGGTCGACTCCCCCGGCGACCCGGTCGCCGTCATCCGCAAGCGCGGCCGTCGGCGCCAGCGCACGCAGGTCGCGGCCGCCGTCGCCTGTACGGCGGTGGTTGCGGCCGGGGCGTTCGGCGCTGTCGACCTGTGGTCGAGCGACGATGCTGCGCCGGCCGGGCCGGTCGCGGCGGACACGCCTCCGGGTGCTCTCGGCGAGACTCCTACAGAGGTTGGGGACCGGCACTTGCTGGACCGCCCGCGGGTGCACCGCGAGCCCGAGGCCACGCCGCGTGGTCTCTACCTGGGGCTCGACGGGCTGCGGGCCGACGACTTGGTTCGGATCCGGACGATCTGCCCGACTGCGTCCGGGCCGGACCCGGTGATGCTCGAGGTGTCGCTGGAGCCGTCCAACGGCCAGGCGGGCCCGCCGCCGGGCGCGCCGGTCCCTGGCGCACGGTCGGTGGCGTGCGTCGGCGCGATCACTTTCACCGACTTCGTCGTACCGGCTGGGTGGCCGCGGTACTCGGTCGCGCAGGTGGACGTGCAACTGCCGGAAAGCCGGGGGATGAAGCTCGAGGTCGCCGCCTACCGGTGAGCTGTCCGGCGGGCGGCGGGAACCCGCGCGCGGTTAGCGTGGGTGGGTGATTCAAGTGATCGTGCTGAACGGTGGGTCGAGTTCGGGGAAGTCGCGGCTGGCGCGGGAGCTGCAGGGGGTGCTGGCGGATCCCTGGTTGAGCTTCAGCGTCGACGACCTCGTCGACGCGATGCCGCCAGCGCTGGTGGACGGCGGGGACGGGATCGGGTTCGGGGACCAGGGCGAGGTGTCGGTCGGGGACGACTTCCGGGCGATGGAGGCCGCGTGGATGGCCGGGATCGCGGCGATGGTGCGGGCCGGGGCGCGGATCGTGCTGGACGACGTGTTCCTCGGCGGCGCACAGTCGCAGGCGCGGGTGCGCGCTCAGCTCGACGGGCTGAACGTGCTCTGGGTCGGCGTCCGCTGCGCGCCGGAGATCGCCGCCCAGCGTGAACTCGCCCGCGGCGACAGAACCCCAGGCATGGCAGAACTCCAAGCACACGTTGTCCACGAAGGCGTGCAGTACGACGTAGAAGTCGATACGGGAAGCACGGAGTCGCTGGAGTGTGCCCGCGCCGTCGCGGCGCGGGTC
The Kribbella italica DNA segment above includes these coding regions:
- the cpt gene encoding chloramphenicol phosphotransferase CPT, whose product is MIQVIVLNGGSSSGKSRLARELQGVLADPWLSFSVDDLVDAMPPALVDGGDGIGFGDQGEVSVGDDFRAMEAAWMAGIAAMVRAGARIVLDDVFLGGAQSQARVRAQLDGLNVLWVGVRCAPEIAAQRELARGDRTPGMAELQAHVVHEGVQYDVEVDTGSTESLECARAVAARVVS